A genomic stretch from Mycobacterium paraterrae includes:
- a CDS encoding amidohydrolase family protein: MTLTHSQERVPAAERIAVRCVDSDVHPAPRRGELIQYIPEPWRSKYFLNREVGEQIYYDAPDYAHSYAMRTDAFPPDGEFACSDPDMAFRQLIMEAGADIAILEPAAYPARLPEAQHAMSAALNEWQAHHWLDSHNNWHERWRGSICAAIEEPQESVREIEKWAGHPYMAQILIKAEPRPPWGNPKYDPIWAAATKHDMPVSCHLSRSHFEELPAPPVGYPSYNHDFMVTYSLLAANQVMSLIFDGVFDRFPTLRIVFVEHAFSWILPLMWRMDAIYDARKSWLDIKRKPSEYVKEHIKFTTQPLDYPEDKTELTRALEWMECEKILLFSSDYPHWTFDDPRWLVKHLPKHARDAVMYKNGIATYHLPETVPVLEGQVRVL, from the coding sequence ATGACGCTGACCCATTCGCAGGAGCGCGTTCCGGCCGCGGAGCGCATCGCCGTTCGCTGCGTCGACTCCGATGTCCACCCCGCACCGCGACGCGGCGAGCTGATCCAGTACATCCCGGAGCCGTGGCGCAGCAAATACTTCCTCAACCGCGAAGTCGGTGAGCAGATCTACTACGACGCCCCGGACTACGCGCACAGCTACGCGATGCGCACCGACGCCTTCCCTCCGGACGGTGAATTCGCTTGCAGCGACCCGGATATGGCTTTCCGGCAGCTGATCATGGAAGCGGGAGCCGATATCGCAATCCTCGAGCCCGCGGCCTACCCGGCGCGACTGCCCGAGGCGCAGCACGCAATGTCGGCCGCGTTGAACGAATGGCAGGCTCACCACTGGCTCGACAGCCACAACAACTGGCACGAGCGGTGGCGCGGCTCGATCTGCGCGGCCATCGAGGAGCCCCAGGAGTCGGTGCGCGAGATCGAGAAGTGGGCGGGCCATCCTTACATGGCGCAGATTTTGATCAAGGCCGAGCCGCGGCCGCCCTGGGGCAACCCGAAATACGATCCGATCTGGGCCGCCGCCACCAAGCACGACATGCCGGTGAGCTGCCACCTGTCCCGCAGTCACTTCGAGGAGCTGCCGGCTCCCCCGGTCGGCTATCCGAGCTACAACCACGATTTCATGGTCACGTACTCCCTGCTGGCCGCCAACCAGGTGATGAGCCTGATCTTCGACGGCGTCTTCGACCGGTTCCCGACGCTGCGCATCGTGTTCGTCGAGCATGCGTTCAGCTGGATCCTGCCGCTGATGTGGCGGATGGACGCGATCTACGACGCGCGCAAGTCATGGCTCGACATCAAGCGCAAGCCGTCGGAGTACGTCAAGGAGCACATCAAGTTCACCACGCAGCCACTGGATTACCCCGAGGACAAGACGGAGTTGACCCGGGCGCTGGAATGGATGGAGTGCGAGAAGATCTTGCTGTTCTCGTCGGATTACCCGCACTGGACCTTCGATGACCCGCGTTGGCTGGTCAAGCATCTGCCCAAGCACGCGCGGGATGCGGTCATGTACAAGAACGGCATTGCGACATACCACCTTCCAGAGACGGTTCCCGTCCTCGAGGGCCAGGTCCGGGTGCTCTGA
- a CDS encoding alpha/beta hydrolase, which translates to MSALVAEVPDPRAVIVAIHGGGTTALYFDCPGHPDLSLLRGGAQHGFTVVAIDRPGYGSSAAYPDAVAEPKQRIRLTYGVVDKVLGERPRGAGLFLMAHSGGCELAIRMAAEGSDEQRAGLIGMELAGTGRRYHPAAREILKTATREHRPSGMRELLWHPPELYPAEMLRGATVYPGAPPYEDKMVSNWARQDFPSLAPNVRIPVQFSIAEHEKVWQCDADAQAEIASLFTQAPRFEINEQAGAGHNISVGHTAAAYHSTVFAFADQCVNTVGTH; encoded by the coding sequence ATGTCCGCTTTGGTGGCAGAGGTGCCGGACCCGCGGGCGGTGATCGTCGCGATTCACGGCGGAGGCACCACCGCATTGTATTTCGACTGCCCCGGTCACCCCGACTTGTCGCTGCTGCGCGGCGGCGCCCAGCACGGATTCACGGTGGTGGCGATCGACCGACCTGGTTACGGCAGCTCCGCCGCCTACCCCGATGCGGTCGCGGAACCCAAGCAGCGGATACGGCTGACCTACGGGGTGGTGGACAAGGTTCTAGGTGAAAGGCCTCGCGGCGCTGGCCTTTTCCTGATGGCACACTCCGGGGGTTGTGAACTCGCCATACGCATGGCCGCGGAGGGATCCGACGAGCAGCGCGCCGGGCTGATCGGCATGGAGCTGGCCGGCACCGGCCGGCGCTACCATCCCGCGGCGCGAGAGATTCTCAAGACCGCGACCCGTGAGCACCGCCCGTCCGGGATGCGCGAACTGTTATGGCATCCACCGGAGCTGTACCCGGCCGAAATGCTTCGTGGTGCAACCGTTTACCCGGGTGCACCACCCTACGAAGACAAGATGGTATCGAACTGGGCTCGTCAGGACTTCCCGTCGCTGGCCCCGAACGTGCGGATTCCCGTGCAATTCAGCATTGCCGAACACGAGAAGGTCTGGCAGTGCGATGCCGACGCGCAAGCCGAGATCGCCTCATTGTTCACCCAGGCGCCGCGGTTTGAAATCAACGAGCAAGCTGGTGCGGGCCACAACATCAGCGTCGGCCACACTGCCGCGGCCTACCATTCAACGGTTTTCGCGTTTGCCGACCAATGCGTGAACACCGTGGGGACGCACTGA
- a CDS encoding NAD(P)-dependent oxidoreductase, whose translation MDVGFIGLGSQGAPMARRIVEAGFPTTLWARRAVSLEPFADTAASVAESPAELAAASDLVCLCVVGDADVVDVVTGDSGVLAGLKPGGVIAVHSTVHPATCRELAEKADAQGVSVIDAPVSGGAPAAAEGKLLVMVGGEDEVVERCRPVFASYADPIVHLGALGSGQTTKLLNNLLFTANLGTAATMLALGEALGVRPGRLTEVISRGSGNSFALNVLGGDTAGLARLAAMAGSLLQKDVRLIADVADTANAAGGVVLDTADATLVLMEHPR comes from the coding sequence ATGGACGTCGGGTTCATCGGCCTTGGCAGCCAGGGCGCCCCAATGGCGAGACGAATCGTCGAAGCCGGATTCCCGACCACGCTGTGGGCGCGCCGAGCGGTTTCTCTCGAGCCGTTCGCTGACACTGCCGCCTCGGTTGCCGAATCACCGGCCGAGCTTGCCGCCGCGAGCGACCTGGTCTGCCTGTGCGTGGTCGGCGATGCCGACGTCGTCGACGTCGTCACTGGTGATAGCGGGGTGCTGGCCGGGCTCAAACCGGGTGGGGTGATCGCCGTGCACAGCACCGTGCATCCGGCGACGTGCCGCGAGTTGGCCGAAAAGGCTGATGCACAGGGCGTTTCGGTGATCGACGCTCCGGTGAGCGGCGGCGCGCCCGCGGCGGCCGAGGGCAAGCTGCTCGTCATGGTCGGCGGCGAGGACGAGGTCGTCGAACGGTGTCGTCCGGTGTTCGCCAGTTACGCCGACCCGATCGTGCACCTGGGCGCACTGGGCTCCGGGCAGACCACCAAGCTGCTGAACAACCTGTTGTTCACCGCCAATTTAGGCACCGCGGCCACCATGTTGGCGCTCGGCGAAGCGCTCGGCGTCCGGCCCGGGCGGCTCACCGAGGTGATTTCTCGCGGCAGCGGAAACAGTTTCGCGCTCAACGTTCTCGGCGGCGATACCGCTGGCTTGGCTCGGCTGGCCGCCATGGCCGGCTCGCTGTTGCAAAAAGACGTCCGCCTGATCGCCGACGTCGCGGACACTGCAAACGCGGCTGGCGGTGTCGTGCTGGACACCGCAGACGCCACGCTGGTGCTCATGGAACACCCACGGTGA
- a CDS encoding Rieske (2Fe-2S) protein — protein sequence MPDETTRPDSPLGQPRLAQGREHVVATVDEIPSGKHKLVPIGRHGVGVYNVNGTFYAIANYCPHQGGPLCSGRARGLTVVDETAPGDAVMVRDKEYIYCPWHQWGFELATGTTAVKPEWSIRTYPVRVVGNDVLVQA from the coding sequence GTGCCTGACGAAACCACCCGGCCCGATTCACCGCTGGGCCAGCCCAGACTCGCCCAGGGCCGTGAGCACGTCGTGGCAACCGTCGACGAAATCCCCTCAGGTAAGCACAAATTGGTCCCGATCGGCCGCCACGGCGTCGGTGTGTACAACGTCAACGGAACCTTCTACGCGATCGCCAACTACTGCCCGCATCAGGGCGGTCCGCTGTGTTCGGGTCGGGCACGCGGACTCACGGTCGTGGACGAGACCGCGCCGGGGGACGCGGTGATGGTGCGTGATAAGGAGTACATCTACTGTCCTTGGCACCAATGGGGTTTCGAGCTGGCGACCGGCACGACCGCGGTCAAGCCGGAGTGGAGCATCCGCACCTATCCGGTACGAGTCGTCGGCAACGACGTCCTGGTACAGGCCTGA
- a CDS encoding ferredoxin translates to MKVWVDDQRCRGHGMCLTLCPEVFSLTDDGYAVAVDSEVPADLESATHEAIQCCPEQAISEK, encoded by the coding sequence ATGAAGGTATGGGTAGACGACCAGCGCTGTCGCGGCCACGGGATGTGCCTCACGCTGTGTCCGGAGGTATTCAGTCTCACCGACGACGGCTACGCGGTCGCCGTCGATTCGGAAGTACCCGCGGACTTGGAATCGGCCACCCACGAAGCCATCCAATGCTGCCCCGAACAAGCCATCAGCGAGAAATAG
- a CDS encoding cytochrome P450 produces MTKTKVVFDPFSEEFFTNPFDIYRRMREDAPLYYDEKEDFYAITRHEDVAAALKDHETYSSSRGCDLAMVRKGLSPEMRSIIFMDPPDHRAMRSLLNKAFTPRAIQSQLDDVHEVTDKYLSAVDPDNFDVVQDFSGPFPVEVITRMAGVPEEYRQQVRHWIDISLSREPGQIETSEAGMQANVDTAMYYYGLIGERRQNPQDDMISRLIAAEIPGEDGTMRRLDDIEITSFATLLGGAGAETVTKLIGSAAVIFARNPGEWQKLLDDRSKVPAAIEELLRYEGPVQYNVRYTLKEAHTSGGTIPPGKPVFVMNAAANRDPDAFTDAETFNIDRDQTEAQHLGLGYGIHSCLGAALARMESRVALEKLLDFMPRYEVQWDGCKRVTMQNVAGWLNVPVKVMR; encoded by the coding sequence ATGACCAAGACAAAGGTTGTCTTCGATCCGTTCTCCGAAGAGTTCTTCACAAACCCGTTCGACATCTATCGCCGAATGCGCGAGGACGCCCCGCTCTATTACGACGAGAAGGAAGACTTTTACGCCATCACGCGTCATGAAGACGTCGCCGCCGCGCTGAAGGACCATGAGACGTACTCGTCGAGCCGGGGTTGCGACCTGGCCATGGTGCGCAAGGGCCTGTCCCCGGAAATGCGGTCGATCATCTTCATGGATCCGCCGGACCACCGTGCCATGCGCAGCCTGCTCAACAAGGCCTTCACGCCGCGCGCCATCCAGTCGCAGCTCGACGACGTGCACGAGGTGACCGACAAGTATCTGTCCGCGGTCGATCCCGACAACTTCGACGTGGTGCAGGACTTCTCCGGTCCGTTCCCGGTCGAGGTCATCACCAGGATGGCCGGGGTGCCAGAGGAATACCGCCAGCAGGTGCGGCACTGGATCGACATCAGCCTCAGTCGCGAGCCGGGCCAGATCGAAACCAGCGAAGCCGGCATGCAAGCCAACGTCGACACCGCGATGTACTACTACGGGCTGATCGGTGAACGTCGGCAGAACCCGCAAGACGACATGATCAGCCGGCTGATCGCGGCCGAGATTCCCGGTGAGGACGGAACGATGCGTCGCCTGGACGACATCGAGATCACCAGCTTCGCCACCCTGCTCGGCGGCGCGGGCGCCGAGACGGTCACCAAGCTGATCGGTAGCGCCGCAGTGATTTTCGCCCGTAACCCCGGCGAGTGGCAGAAGCTATTGGACGATCGCAGCAAAGTACCGGCGGCCATCGAGGAGCTACTGCGCTACGAAGGGCCGGTGCAGTACAACGTCCGCTACACCCTCAAAGAGGCCCACACCAGCGGCGGCACAATTCCACCCGGCAAGCCGGTGTTCGTGATGAACGCAGCCGCCAACCGCGATCCGGACGCGTTCACCGACGCCGAAACCTTCAACATCGACCGCGACCAGACCGAGGCACAACACCTCGGTCTGGGCTACGGCATTCACAGTTGCCTGGGCGCCGCGCTGGCCCGAATGGAAAGCCGTGTCGCGCTGGAGAAGCTGCTCGACTTCATGCCCCGCTACGAGGTGCAGTGGGACGGCTGCAAGCGCGTCACCATGCAAAACGTAGCGGGTTGGCTGAATGTCCCGGTGAAGGTGATGCGATGA
- a CDS encoding DUF1330 domain-containing protein produces the protein MKAYAKAAGGAMGGVNVLAVDTKPTTLEGTWHGDQTVVLEFDSVEAAQAWYESDAYQAAAKLRQAAADCNAVIISGFA, from the coding sequence ATGAAGGCCTACGCCAAGGCGGCCGGTGGGGCGATGGGCGGGGTCAACGTCCTGGCCGTCGACACCAAGCCGACGACCTTGGAAGGCACCTGGCATGGCGACCAGACCGTGGTGCTGGAGTTCGACTCGGTGGAGGCGGCTCAGGCGTGGTACGAGTCGGACGCCTACCAGGCCGCGGCGAAGCTGCGCCAGGCCGCGGCCGACTGCAACGCCGTCATCATCTCCGGATTCGCCTGA
- a CDS encoding thiolase C-terminal domain-containing protein, translated as MGVHPLTGRPLPLLTDDNEFFWKSGADGKLRLQECTDCSALIHPPAPVCRYCRSHNLGVRAVSGRATLAGFTLNERFSLPGLPAPYVVAQVAIAEDPRVRLTTNIIDCDPAQLELGQQVEVVFEQDDDVWLPLFRLVAGAEPAELPVDEIEPQRFGEYVRPMLTADKFEDKVALTGIGMSEIGRRLMVPPLSLTVAACEAAIVDAGLTIDDIDGLSTYPGGGFFGGFTEGGVTTLEAAMGIRPVWHNGGMETFGPGGSVIAAMLAVAGGLARHVLCFRTLWEATFNEQMKQGKIVPSGGRRADWLMPFGATSAAHTLAQNAQRHFHRYGTTKETLGWIALNQRANAELNPTAVYRTPMTMDDYLGARPITSPFGLYDCDVPCDGAVAVIVSAVDAAQDTAKPPVYVEAVGTQIIERIDWDQSTLTHEPQVLGQSAHLWSRTSLTPSDVDVAELYDGFTMNCLSWIEALGFCGIGEAKEFLDGGKNISREGQLPLNTHGGQLSHGRTHGMGLMHEAITQLRGEAGERQVADARVGVVSSGGLTPSGVMLLRADR; from the coding sequence GTGGGGGTTCACCCGTTGACCGGACGTCCGCTGCCGTTGCTCACCGACGACAACGAGTTCTTTTGGAAGTCGGGCGCGGACGGGAAGCTGCGGCTGCAGGAATGCACCGACTGCAGTGCACTGATCCACCCGCCCGCACCCGTCTGCCGATACTGCCGATCGCACAACCTCGGTGTTCGGGCCGTGTCCGGTCGCGCGACCCTGGCCGGGTTCACGCTCAACGAGCGATTCAGCCTGCCCGGCCTGCCCGCACCGTATGTCGTCGCGCAGGTCGCGATTGCCGAGGACCCCCGAGTTCGGTTGACCACCAACATCATCGACTGTGATCCCGCACAACTCGAGTTGGGCCAGCAGGTGGAGGTGGTCTTCGAGCAGGACGACGATGTCTGGCTGCCCCTATTCCGTCTCGTCGCGGGCGCCGAGCCCGCTGAATTGCCTGTCGACGAGATCGAGCCGCAGCGCTTCGGCGAATACGTCCGACCCATGCTGACCGCCGACAAGTTCGAAGACAAGGTGGCGCTGACCGGCATCGGCATGTCGGAGATCGGGCGGCGGTTGATGGTGCCGCCGCTGTCGCTGACCGTCGCGGCCTGCGAGGCAGCGATCGTCGACGCCGGGCTGACCATCGACGACATCGACGGTCTCTCAACGTATCCCGGGGGCGGCTTTTTCGGTGGCTTCACCGAGGGCGGAGTCACCACGTTGGAAGCCGCGATGGGCATCCGCCCGGTGTGGCACAACGGTGGCATGGAGACCTTCGGCCCCGGTGGTTCGGTGATCGCCGCGATGCTCGCCGTCGCGGGCGGGTTGGCCCGTCACGTGCTGTGCTTCCGGACGCTGTGGGAAGCCACGTTCAACGAACAGATGAAGCAGGGCAAGATCGTCCCGTCGGGCGGCCGCCGCGCCGACTGGCTCATGCCGTTCGGCGCCACCTCGGCGGCACACACGTTGGCGCAGAACGCCCAGCGTCACTTCCACCGTTACGGCACAACGAAGGAGACGTTGGGCTGGATCGCGTTGAACCAGCGCGCCAATGCCGAACTCAACCCGACAGCGGTGTACCGCACACCGATGACCATGGACGACTACCTCGGTGCGCGTCCCATCACCTCGCCGTTCGGGTTGTACGACTGCGACGTACCGTGCGACGGCGCCGTCGCGGTGATCGTGTCGGCAGTCGACGCCGCACAAGACACCGCCAAGCCGCCGGTCTACGTCGAGGCCGTCGGCACCCAGATCATCGAGCGAATCGATTGGGATCAAAGCACATTGACCCACGAGCCACAGGTGCTGGGTCAGTCCGCACACCTGTGGTCGCGCACCTCTCTGACGCCAAGCGACGTCGACGTGGCCGAACTCTACGACGGCTTCACAATGAACTGCCTGTCGTGGATCGAAGCGCTCGGATTTTGCGGCATCGGCGAGGCGAAAGAATTTCTGGATGGCGGCAAGAACATCTCTCGCGAGGGCCAGTTGCCGCTCAATACCCACGGCGGTCAGCTGTCGCACGGCCGCACCCACGGCATGGGCCTCATGCATGAAGCGATCACCCAGTTGCGCGGCGAGGCCGGGGAACGACAGGTCGCCGATGCCCGCGTTGGTGTGGTCAGCAGCGGCGGTCTGACGCCGAGCGGGGTAATGCTGTTGCGGGCCGATCGGTGA
- a CDS encoding NAD(P)-dependent oxidoreductase produces the protein MRIGFIGAGRMGRPMISRLAHAGHEVSALGRSDEKRAAITELGADAVDDIAAVCAAAEVVVVCLFSDDQVRDVCLAGDLTASMPRGSTLVLHTTGSPRTAQAIAERGIEVVDAPVSGGPHNAATGQLTLFVGGADDAVANIRPVLGCYGNPILHVGPLGAGRNVKLVNNALFAAHIGLLATAVGLASRLGVDESDLLTALRHGSAASRVLDIAAASGSVTAFIATAGEFVGKDVAVIRQIASELGSDLGALDHIIDFAIPRPG, from the coding sequence GTGAGAATCGGATTCATCGGCGCGGGACGAATGGGCCGCCCGATGATCAGCCGCCTGGCGCACGCCGGCCACGAGGTGAGCGCGCTGGGCCGATCCGACGAGAAGCGCGCGGCGATCACCGAATTGGGCGCCGACGCGGTCGACGACATCGCCGCCGTCTGCGCCGCGGCAGAGGTGGTGGTGGTCTGCCTGTTCAGCGACGACCAGGTCCGCGACGTCTGCCTGGCGGGTGACCTGACCGCATCGATGCCGCGCGGGTCCACCCTGGTGCTGCACACCACCGGAAGCCCGCGCACTGCCCAGGCCATCGCCGAGCGTGGCATCGAAGTGGTCGACGCTCCCGTCAGCGGTGGACCCCACAACGCTGCGACCGGACAACTGACGTTGTTCGTCGGCGGCGCCGACGACGCGGTGGCCAACATCCGGCCCGTGCTGGGCTGCTACGGCAACCCGATCCTGCACGTCGGACCGCTGGGCGCCGGCCGGAACGTGAAGCTGGTCAACAACGCGTTGTTTGCCGCCCACATCGGGCTGCTGGCCACCGCCGTCGGGTTGGCGTCACGGCTCGGCGTCGATGAATCCGACCTGCTCACCGCGCTCCGGCACGGCAGCGCAGCGAGCCGGGTGCTCGACATCGCCGCGGCGAGCGGATCGGTGACGGCATTCATCGCGACCGCAGGCGAATTCGTCGGCAAGGACGTCGCGGTGATCAGGCAGATCGCGTCGGAGTTGGGCAGCGACCTCGGTGCCTTGGACCACATCATCGACTTCGCAATTCCGCGGCCCGGATAA
- a CDS encoding alpha/beta fold hydrolase, translating to MASIEVNGGNVVYEILGDSGNLIALTPGGRFSKEIPGLRPLAEALVAGGYRVLLWDRPNCGASDVQFYGQSESHMRAETLHKLVTGLGFDRCILAGGSGGARDSMLTTMLYPELVQKLVVWNIVGGIYGSFVLGSYYIIPSILAVRGTGMDGVVQVPEWRERIEENPANEKRLLAFDSGEFLKLMLRWLNAFVSKPGQTIPGVDDEMFDRIKVPTLIIRGGENDLDHPKRTSLEVSCLIKGSTLIDPPWPEDAWERASEARAQGKVKHFNMFDTWVQAAPDILKFLGS from the coding sequence GTGGCTTCGATCGAGGTTAACGGTGGCAATGTCGTCTACGAAATCCTCGGTGATTCCGGTAATTTGATCGCGCTGACCCCCGGCGGCAGGTTCAGCAAGGAGATTCCCGGGCTGCGCCCGCTGGCCGAAGCGCTGGTGGCCGGCGGCTACCGGGTGTTGTTGTGGGACAGGCCGAACTGCGGCGCATCGGACGTCCAGTTCTATGGGCAGAGCGAATCGCATATGCGCGCCGAGACGCTGCACAAGCTGGTGACGGGTCTGGGATTCGACCGGTGCATCCTGGCCGGCGGATCGGGCGGCGCAAGGGATTCCATGCTGACCACGATGCTCTACCCCGAACTGGTGCAGAAGCTGGTGGTGTGGAACATCGTCGGCGGCATCTACGGCTCGTTCGTGCTTGGCTCGTACTACATCATCCCGAGCATCCTGGCCGTGCGCGGCACCGGTATGGACGGCGTGGTCCAGGTTCCGGAATGGCGCGAGCGCATCGAGGAGAATCCGGCCAACGAGAAGCGCTTGCTCGCGTTCGACTCCGGCGAGTTCCTCAAGTTGATGCTGCGCTGGCTCAACGCGTTCGTTTCCAAGCCGGGTCAGACAATTCCCGGTGTCGACGACGAGATGTTCGACCGAATCAAGGTCCCCACGTTGATCATTCGTGGCGGGGAGAACGACTTGGATCACCCGAAACGGACGTCGCTGGAAGTCAGCTGCTTGATCAAGGGATCCACGCTCATCGACCCGCCGTGGCCGGAGGACGCCTGGGAACGCGCGTCCGAGGCACGGGCGCAGGGCAAAGTGAAGCACTTCAACATGTTCGACACATGGGTGCAGGCGGCGCCGGACATCCTGAAGTTCCTGGGGTCGTGA
- a CDS encoding ferredoxin, which yields MRIRLDRTICDGFGLCAKHAPEYFSLDDWGYASLEGSGDVTEGDRDAVMRALLDCPVHAITEWGEHRDTEPHQRSVGADDAAEHLKTEDNEAEWGFTR from the coding sequence GTGAGGATTCGTCTGGACCGCACGATCTGCGACGGGTTCGGCCTGTGCGCCAAGCACGCGCCGGAGTACTTCTCCCTCGACGACTGGGGATACGCATCGCTGGAAGGCTCCGGCGATGTCACCGAAGGCGATCGCGATGCCGTGATGCGGGCGCTGCTGGACTGCCCGGTGCATGCGATCACCGAATGGGGCGAGCACCGTGACACCGAGCCGCATCAGCGTTCGGTGGGCGCCGACGATGCTGCCGAGCACCTGAAAACCGAAGACAACGAAGCGGAGTGGGGGTTCACCCGTTGA
- a CDS encoding NADH-ubiquinone oxidoreductase-F iron-sulfur binding region domain-containing protein, translated as METSAAPAITLGTSAGFTPRLLTVGDREDRAAYHATGGYQPLAGTDQLLDEVEASGLLGRGGAGFPFAVKARTVRDNGRAAGGAAVVANGEEGEPASIKDRWLLRHRPHLIVDGLRLAALMVAADRTYAYVSDAESAHSVEAALAELGPDVFGGISVEVRMVESGYVAGEETAAVRALNGGPAKPTDKPPRPFQEGVGGLPTLVSNVETLAALPFVQRNGAAEFRSLGTSASPGSFLLTVTGASRPPGLYEVPHGLPFTDLLALHGVSTDSVRGVLMGGYFAGLLDRTVLDITLDHETLRDLGSGLGNGAVTVITDDCPLAVAASVLAYFDRENAGQCGSCFNGTAAMAAVAGALRDGVATVEDVARLRRWSVVLRGRGACATLDAATNIAATLLAHFPDLVQAHLDNACATCQSGAFTAERPYQVEAL; from the coding sequence ATGGAGACCAGCGCCGCACCGGCGATCACCCTCGGCACGTCAGCGGGATTCACACCGCGCCTGCTGACCGTCGGGGACCGAGAAGATCGCGCCGCCTACCACGCGACGGGCGGGTACCAGCCGCTCGCGGGGACCGATCAACTGCTCGACGAGGTCGAGGCAAGCGGCCTCCTCGGTCGTGGCGGCGCCGGTTTTCCTTTCGCGGTGAAGGCGCGCACCGTCCGCGACAATGGGCGGGCCGCGGGTGGCGCCGCCGTGGTCGCCAACGGCGAAGAGGGAGAACCGGCTTCGATCAAGGACCGATGGCTGCTACGGCATCGTCCGCACCTGATCGTCGATGGTCTGCGGCTTGCGGCGTTGATGGTTGCCGCCGACCGTACGTATGCCTATGTGTCCGATGCGGAGTCGGCGCACAGCGTCGAAGCTGCCCTGGCCGAGCTCGGACCCGATGTGTTCGGCGGCATTAGCGTAGAGGTGCGCATGGTCGAGTCCGGCTACGTCGCGGGCGAGGAAACGGCTGCCGTCCGGGCGCTCAACGGGGGCCCAGCCAAACCGACCGACAAGCCGCCGCGGCCTTTTCAGGAAGGTGTCGGTGGCCTGCCGACGCTGGTGAGCAACGTCGAGACGCTGGCGGCCCTGCCGTTCGTGCAGCGCAACGGGGCCGCGGAGTTCCGTTCGCTGGGGACGTCCGCATCCCCGGGTAGTTTCCTGCTGACGGTGACCGGAGCGAGCCGTCCGCCTGGGCTGTACGAGGTGCCTCACGGCCTGCCGTTCACTGACCTGCTTGCACTACACGGTGTTTCAACCGACTCCGTGCGCGGCGTGCTGATGGGCGGCTACTTCGCCGGCCTCCTGGACCGCACCGTGCTCGATATCACGCTGGACCACGAGACGTTGCGCGACCTGGGTAGCGGTCTGGGCAACGGCGCGGTCACAGTGATCACCGACGACTGCCCGCTCGCCGTCGCGGCCTCGGTGCTGGCCTACTTCGACCGCGAGAACGCCGGACAATGCGGCTCCTGCTTCAACGGGACCGCGGCAATGGCCGCGGTCGCCGGCGCGTTACGCGACGGAGTCGCCACCGTCGAGGACGTGGCCCGGTTGCGCCGCTGGTCGGTCGTGCTGCGCGGGCGCGGCGCATGCGCAACGCTGGATGCTGCCACTAACATCGCCGCAACCCTGCTGGCGCACTTTCCCGACCTCGTTCAGGCCCACCTCGACAACGCTTGTGCGACATGCCAATCGGGCGCATTCACGGCTGAGCGCCCCTACCAGGTGGAGGCGCTGTGA
- a CDS encoding ferredoxin — protein MTKKIEVDWGLCESNGVCMGVMPEAFRLEDDDTLTILQDEVTPENEDRVLDAIRQCPRQAISISE, from the coding sequence ATGACGAAGAAGATCGAAGTCGACTGGGGTCTGTGCGAGAGCAACGGCGTCTGCATGGGTGTCATGCCAGAAGCGTTCCGGCTCGAGGACGACGACACGTTGACGATCCTGCAGGACGAAGTCACGCCCGAGAACGAAGACCGGGTGCTCGACGCGATTCGTCAATGCCCGCGACAGGCCATCTCGATCAGCGAGTAA